The Alphaproteobacteria bacterium genome contains a region encoding:
- a CDS encoding response regulator — protein sequence MKTCLVVDDSSVIRKVARRILEGLDFKITEAEDGQQALEQCRGAMPDAVLLDWNMPVMDGYDFLKALRRMPGGDTPKVVFCTTENDVAHIARALSAGANEYIMKPFDKEIVEAKFQEVGLI from the coding sequence ATGAAGACCTGTCTGGTGGTCGACGACTCGAGCGTCATCCGCAAGGTGGCGCGGCGTATTCTTGAAGGCCTCGACTTCAAGATCACGGAAGCGGAGGACGGGCAGCAGGCGCTCGAACAGTGCCGCGGGGCAATGCCCGATGCCGTGCTGCTCGACTGGAACATGCCGGTGATGGACGGCTACGACTTCCTCAAGGCGCTGCGCCGCATGCCGGGCGGCGACACGCCGAAGGTCGTGTTCTGCACCACCGAAAACGACGTGGCGCACATCGCGCGGGCGCTCAGCGCCGGAGCGAACGAATACATCATGAAGCCCTTCGACAAGGAGATCGTCGAAGCCAAGTTTCAGGAAGTCGGCTTGATCTGA